The bacterium nucleotide sequence ACGCTCCGGCGCTCAAAAAAGCTGACGCTGGAATTGCAGTCAGCGGTGCGACCGATGCCGCACGTGCCGCTGCCGCATTGGTGCTTATGAAATCGGGATTATCCGTGATAGTCGATGCCATCGAAGAAAGCCGGAAGACATTCAATCGAATGAACGCATACACCATCTACCGAATCGCCGAGACGATAGGACTGCTGTTTTTCATAACACTGTCTATATTGGTATTCAATCTCTTTCCCGTCACGACGATTCAGATCATCATTCTGACCATTCTCAACGACGGCGGCATCCTCGGGATTGCATTCGACAACACAACGCCATCGAAAAAGCCGGAACGCTGGAATATGCCGCGAGTCCTGCTGGTATCCACGATGCTCGGAATATTCCGTCTGTGCGTGTCGTTCAGTCTCTTGTGGATGGCAATAAACGTCTTCGATCTGGACGTGCGTCACCTTCAGACATTCATATATCTGAACCTCTCCATCGGCGGCCATTGGACCATATTCGCTTCGCGCACCCGTGGACCATGGTGGTCTATCGCTCCATCCGGGATATTTCTCGCCCTCGTAATGGGCACCAACGTAATTGCAACGCTGATATCGGTCTACGGAATCTTTATGCCCAACATAAACTGGGCACTCGCCGGTTTCATATGGGGATTCACATTCGGCTCATTCCTTATTCAGGACATGATCAAGCTAAAGGTATACAAATATCTGGTTCCTGAAATATCCATACTTGCTTCGGGCAGACGAGCCCCAAAAGCAGCTTGATTGTAGAAAGGACAGCAAAACATGCAAAAAGATATCGACCAGTTGTGCATCAACACGATCAGGTTTCTCTCCGTCGATGCCGTCGAGCGTGCCAACAGCGGACATCCGGGCATGCCTATGGGCGCGGCGGCAATGGCATATGTTTTGTGGACGAAGTTTCTCAAGCACAATCCCAAAGATCCTATGTGGATAGACCGTGACAGGTTCGTGCTGTCCGCCGGACACGGCTCGATGCTGCTCTATAGCCTGCTCTATCTGACCGGTTATGACCTGCCGCTCGAAGAGCTGGAGCACTTCAGGCAATGGGGCAGCAAAACCGCCGGACACCCTGAGCACCAGTTGATCCCCGGCATATCCATCACCACCGGGCCGCTGGGCCAGGGGTTTGCAAGCGGTGTTGGCTTGGCAATAGCAGAGGCCAACCTTGCGGCAACCTATAACAAGCCTGATTATAAGCTGATTGACCACTACACATACGCGATTGTGGGCGATGGAGACCTCATGGAGGGCATATCCTCAGAAGCTGCCTCTATTGCAGGTCATCTTAACCTGGGCAAATTGATATATTTGTACGACAACAACCATATCACGCTGTCGGCTGCAACGGATATGACATTCACCGAAGATGTGGCAAAACGCTTCGAGTCATACGGATGGCACGTTCAGAACATCGACGACGGCAACGATCTGGATGAAGTCGATTCTGCTCTGCGCGCAGCTCAAGCAGAGACTCAGCGGCCTTCACTTATCATTGCAAGAACGCATATAGGTTATGGATCGCCGCACAAGCAGGACACATGGCATGCGCATGGTTCGCCTCTGGGACAGGAAGAGGTGAAACTGACCAAGGAAAATCTCGGATGGCCGATAGATCCGCCATTCATAGTTCCCGCCGAGGCAGTTATGCATTTCAGGGAAGCCGTGGACACGGGTAGAGAAGCGGAGACAGAATGGAAAAAACGCTTTGCTGATTATGCGAAGGCATTTCCTGATTTTGCGAAAGAGTTCGAGCAGAGAGTACAGGAGATTCTTCCCGACGGCTGGGACAAAGCCATCCCTGACTTTCCTGCAGACCCGGAGGGTATGGCCACACGGGTCGCTTCCGGCAAGACGCTGGATGCGCTGGCAGCAAAGATACCGGCCATAATCGGGGGCTCGGCAGACCTCAACCCATCCACTCATACGGCACTGCCTGAGCTTGGGGATTTTGAAAGTCCAACTGACGTTCCAGCAGATAAGCAGGGTTCCGTGGGTCCGGGATGGGATTATGCTTCCCGAAACCTCTGGTTCGGCATACGGGAACACGCCATGGCGGCCATTTTGAACGGGCTGTCCGAACATGGAGGTTTCATACCCTACGGCGCCACTTTCCTGGTGTTCTCAGACTATATGAAGCCCGCAATCAGACTGGCCGCGCTGATGAAGGCCGAAGTGATATATGTGTTCACGCACGACAGCATCGCACTCGGTGAAGACGGACCTACTCATGAGCCGGTTGAACACATACTCGCTCTGCGCGCAATTCCCAACATGATAGTTATCCGCCCTGCCGACGCCAATGAGACCGCCCAGGCATGGAAAGTCGCGGTCGAGCATAAGGACGGTCCGGTCGCACTGATCCTGACCCGGCAGGAAGTGCCTACTATCGACAGGAGTCAATACGCTTCGGCAGACCAGCTTACCAAAGGGGCATATATACTCTCTGATGCGCCGGATGGCAAACCCGATATCATACTGATTGCCTCCGGGTCGGAAGTGAGCCTGGTGTTGGAAGTGCAAAAGAAACTCGCAAGCCAGGAAATTCAGGCCAGAGTGGTATCCATGCCGAGTTGGGAACTCTTCGACCAGCAGCCCGAGGAATATCGCCAGGCAGTGCTGCCGCCGTATATCAAAGCCCGGCTTGCCGTGGAAGCCGGCAGCCCGATAGGCTGGAACAAGTATGTCGGAGACGGCGGAGCCGTATTTGGAGTCGACCGCTTCGGGGCATCTGCTCCCGGCGAGGTCATTATGCGCGAATACGGCTTTACCGTCGATAACATCTGGAACATCGCCCTGGAAGTGCTCGGCCAGGAGAAGGGAGAAGAGATATGCGCATCGGTGTAGCTGCCGACCATGGCGGATTCGATCTGAAAGAGCAGATCATCAAGGATTTGCGCGACGCAGGTTATGATGTTCGCGACTACGGAAATACTATCCTTTCTCCGGGAGACGATTACCCGGACTATATAGTCCCCATGGCAAACGCCGTAGCCTCAGGAGAAGTCGAGCGCGGCATAGCCATCTGCGGAAGCGGAGTTGGGGCATCTGTTGCGGCCAGCAAGATACATGGAGTGCGCGCGGCGCTGATTACGGACGCATTCTCCGCCCACCAGGGCGTCGAGGATGATGATATGAACGTTATTTGCCTTGGCGGAAGGGTAATGGGCTACTCGCTGGCATGGGATTTGGTTCAGGAGTTTCTGAATGCGCATTTCAAGGGTGAAGAACGTTTCAAGCGCAGATTGGCTAAGGTCGCCGCGATAGAGACCTGCCGGCATGAAGAGCACAGAGAGGTGGCGTAATGGCGTCGGCAGTGAGGGCACTTCTTCTGGATTTGGGCGGGGTCATACTCACAAAGGGGTGGGGACACATATCCCGCCAGAAAGCCGCCAAAAAGTTTGGCTACGATTATGAAGAATCAAATGAGCGGCACGAGTTCGCACTGCCAATATACGAGGTCGGCGACCTGACACTCGACGAGTACCTCGACATGACCGTCTTCTATTGCAAACGGGATTTCACGCGTGATGAATATAAAGATTTCATGTTCGCCGAGTCCGAACCGATGCCCGATATGATGCACTTGTTTTCCTGCCTCAAGACCAAATACGGCCTAAAGGCAGTCATGGTCAGCAATGAAGGGCGGGAACTTCAAGTGCACCGAATTCACAAATTCGATCTGGAGTCGCTTTTCGATATGTTCGTTGTATCGAGCTTCGTAGGTCTGAGAAAACCCGACCCTGCAATATACCGCATTGCGCTGGACCAGATGCTTGTGCCCAAAGAAGAAGTGGTCTATATCGATGACACTCCGGTGCTGGCGGAAGTCGGCAGGAAGCTGGGAATACCGACAATACTCCACACCGACTACGAGTCCACAGTGAATGCACTGGCAGATATGGGACTGTCATTACAATAAACGAAACGCTGGAAAGGACTATATCAGGGCGTGAACAGCAATAAAAAGTTATCGATATTGACACTTAACGCAGGCTCATCGAGCCTCAAGATAGCATTGTTTGAAATGGATGAGCCCGAGTTCTGTATGCTCACGTCTGAGATCGACCGGATCGGGCTGAAAGCAAGCAGGTTCAAGGTTAAAGGCGGCGATGGGGCAACAATTGTCGACCAGCATATGGATATAGCCGACCATGAAGCTGCGCTGCAGACGTTCTTCCACTGGTTCGACTCGCATCCCTCAAGCAGACCACTCGACGCAATCGGCCATAGAGTCGTCTTCGGAGGAACAAAACATAGCCAGCCGACTGCGGTAGATGCAAAACTGATTGCGGCGCTCAAAGAACTGGTCCCACTTGACCCCGAACATCTTCCGGCAGCTATTCGGACGATGGATACGGTGAGTCGTTTGTATCCCGATGCCGCGCAGGTTGCCTGCTTCGACACTGCGTTTCACAGGACGATGCCGCCGGCAGCCCAGACATACGCAATACCTGCATCTTATACTCAAGAAGGGGTCATCAGATACGGTTTCCATGGCCTGTCATATGAATATATAGTCTATGAGCTTGCAAAGCTGGGTGAGCCGGACGGCAGGGTCATAGCCGCCCACCTTGGCAGTGGAGCCAGCATGGCGGCCATACGCGACGGCAAAAGCATCGATACGACCATGGGCTTCACGCCGACTGCGGGGCTTGTTATGAGCACTCGATCCGGTGATATGGACCCGGGCATCATTACATACATGACCCAGGAAAAGAAACTGTCGTCTAAGGTAGTCAGCCATATACTCAACGAGCAGTCCGGCCTGCTTGGAGTGTCCGGCTCGACGTCGGACATGAAAGAATTATTGGATCGGGAGAAGACCGACCCGGACAGCGCATTGGCAGTCGAGATGTTCTGTTATGTCGCAAGCAAATTCATTGGGGCATTCGCCGCTGCGCTCGGGGGACTTGACCGTCTGATATTCGCCGGAGGGATCGGAGAAAACGCCCCTGGGATCAGAAAACGCATCTGCGCCGGATTGGGATTTCTGGGAATAGAGCTCGATGCGGACGCGAACAAAGCTAATGCGCCTGTTATATCGCCGGATAATGGGCAGGTGAAAGTGAGAGTCATAAAGACGGACGAAGAACTTATGATTGCAAGACACACCAAGAATATCGTTGAGGGAGGAACCAAATGAGTAAGATCAGCGAAGACCGAATACAGCAGCTCAACACCTACTGGCGCGCCGCGAACTATCTCGGGGCGGCGCAAATTTACCTGCGCAAGAATACCTTGCTCAAGGAACCGTTGAAACCTGAACATATCAAGCCGCGCTTACTGGGTCACTGGGGCACACAGCCCGGCCTCAATATCGTCTATGCACATCTGGACCGCCTGATACAGGACACAGACGCAAACATATTGCTCGTCGTGGGACCAGGTCATGGCGGACCAGGAATTCTGGCCAGTCTGTTCCTCGAACACACAATGACCGACTACTATCCCGAGATAAGTTATAATGCCGCAGGAATAGACCAGTTGATCCGGCGCTTTTCGTGGCCATACGGCGCTCCGAGCCATCTGGTTCCACAGACACCTGGGGTCATAAACATCGGCGGCGAGTTGGGGTATTCGCTGCTGCACGCATACGGCGCGGCGATGGACAACCCTGATCTCATTGTGGCGTGCGTTGTCGGCGACGGAGAAGCTGAAACAGGACCGGCTGCGGCCTCATGGATGTCTAATAAGTTCTTGAACCCGGTCACATCGGGAGCCGTCCTGCCGATATTGGACCTGAACGGCTACAAACTCTCCGCGCCCACCATATATGCCAGAACGAGCAATGAGGATTTGGAGAAATTGTTCTCAGGGTTGGGCTACCAGGTGCGAGTTGTCGAAGGCGACGACCCGTTTGCCGTTCACACGTCGCTGTGGGAAACGTTGGATTGGGCATATGACCAGATCAAAAATATTCAGCAAGAAGCGCGCAGCGGCAAGGACGTAGGTGTTCCTCGCTGGCCGATGATCGCACTTCGCACACCCAAGGGCTGGGGATGTCCGAAGACGTTGGACGGCAAGCCTCTCGAAAACACTTTCCATGCTCACCAGGTCCCTATCACCGATCCGGCAACCAACCCTGACCATCTGGACCTTCTGGAAAACTGGCTGCGCAATTACAGGCCGGAAGACCTTTTCGACAAGGATGGTGTTCCGATCCCCGAGGCGACCAAAATCTGCCCCAAAGGCGACAAACGTATGGGAGCCAACCCGCATGCCAACGGCGGCAAGCTGAGGGTTCCCTTGAAGCTGCCGGAGTTTTCAAACTACGCCGTGGATGTGTCTGCTCCAGGCCAGGTCAAAGCGGAAGCTACCAGGACGCTCGGAAAATACGTGCGCGATATCTTTAAGGCAAATGCCGGTGCAAACAACTTCAGAATGTTCTCGCCGGATGAGAGCACATCCAACAGGATGGCGAGTGTGTTCGATGTGACCGAGCGCGCCTGGATGCAGCCAATAATCGAGAGCGATGAGTATCTTGCGCGAGATGGCCGCGTGATCGAAATACTCAGCGAACACTGCTGCCAGGGATGGCTGGAGTCATATCTGAAGACAGGCCGCTACGGCATATTCAACTGCTATGAAGCGTTCATCCCGATTGTGGAATCAATGATGAACCAGCATGCGAAATGGCTCAAAGATGCAAGCGAGACTCCATGGCGGGCGCCTATTGCATCTTTGAACTATCTGCTCACATCGCATGTCTGGCGGCAGGACCACAACGGTTACAGCCACCAGGTCCCCAGCTTTATCAGCAACGTGGCCACAAAGAGAGGCTCCATGGCGCGCATATATCTGCCGCCGGACGCCAACTCGCTGCTGGCTGTGATGGACAACTGCTTCAACTCGCTTGGCATGATCAACCTGGTAGTCTCCTGCAAGCAGCCGGAGCTTCAATGGCTGGATATCGACGAAGCGAAAGATCACTGTGAAAAAGGTATCGGTATTTGGGACTGGGCAAGCAATGACCAGGGAGAGCCGGATATCGTGCTGGCAGCCGCCGGTGATATACCCACCACTGAGATATTGGCTGCAGCCTGGCTGCTCGGACAGGAAGTGCCCGATATGAAGGTAAGGGTGGTCAACGTCGTCGATCTGTTCACCCTGATGACCCACAATGAGCACCCGCATGGGTTGGACGATCATGAGTTCAATCGCATCTTCACTTCGGACAAGCCGGTCATATTCTCGTTCCATGGTTATCCCAGCCTTGTTCACGAGCTGATACACCGTCATGCCAACCCGCATAGGTTCCATGTGCATGGATATATCGAGGAAGGCCGCACGACAACGCCTTTCGACATGCTTGTGCTGAACGAAAATGACCGATATCACTTGGCAATCGATGCGATCCAGCGCGTGCCCAGGTTCCGTCACAAAGCGGGCACTGCCGTCAGCCGGTTCAATAGTGAACTCAACAAGCACAAGTCCTACATTTATGAGAACGATGAGGATATGCCCGAGATTACCGATTGGAAGTGGAGTGACGAGCGCCCAAAACCGGTTGCGGCGGCGGTGAAACATACTGCAGGAGGCGAGTCGGATGAAAACACTGGATCCGAGCATGTTCAAAGCATATGACATAAGGGGCATATATCCAGACCAGTTCGATGAAGATGCCGCCTATCGTGTGGCACGCGCATATGCGCAGAAAATGAAGCCTAAACTCACAGTCGTGGGCCACGACATGCGCACCAGCGGCCCTGCATTGCTGGGACCCGTAATGCAGGGCATTATGGACGAAGGTGGCGACGTGATAAACATCGGACTCACGACTACGCCGATGTACTACTATTCAGTCTGCGTGCTCGATGCCGACGCGGGTATTCAAATTACGGCCTCGCATAACCCCGAGCAGTATAACGGCGTGAAACTGGTCGGACCGAAGGCAATACCGGCAATAGATTATGTGAGCAACTCGGAACTCTACGATATCGCAAACTCCGGGGACTTTCCAAAACCGTCTCAGACCGGCAAAGTTCGAGAAACATTATATATGGTGGACAGATACGTTAGCGACGTACTCGCTGCCGGTGGGCTCAAGGACTTCGGGGCGATGAAGCTGGCAGTCGATGACGGTAACGGCATGGACGGAATCGTGCTGCCGAGGCTGTTTATGAACACCAACTGCGAGGTCTATCCGCTCTTCTGGAACCTGGACGGTCGGTTCCCCAACCATGAGGCAAACCCGCTCAAAGAAGAGACTCTCGACAGCTTAAAAGAGACTGTAAAGAACTTCAGACTTCAATTGGGCGTTGCATATGACGGTGACGGAGACCGTGCGGGTTTTGTCGATGAAAATGGGCAGCGCATATCCGGTGATATAGTGACGGCTATTCTCGCCAAGGAGATGCTTAAGGAAAGACCCGGCGCGACAATCATATATGACGTTCGCAGTAGCCGTGCAGTCCCGGAAGAAATAGAAAAAGCCGGAGGCAAACCGCTTATGTGGAAGGTGGGTCATGCGTTCATCAAGGCGAAAATGCGCGAGACTGGCGCATATTTCGGAGGGGAACTGTCGTGTCACTACTACTACGACAAGTTCCATATCACCGACAACGGCGACCTGACAATGCTTACAATGATACGCACGCTGCTTGGCGAAGGCAAGACCCTATCTGAGCTTGCCAAGCCAATCATGCGTTATTCCCACAGCCCTGAGATCAACTTCCAGGTAACCGACATCCCCGGCATTCTCGCTAAGGTGAAATCTCACTATCAGGACGGGAAAGTGACCGAACTCGATGGGCTGAGGGTCGATTATCCCGACTGGTGGTTCAACCTGCGACCCAGCCAGACGGAGCCACTGTTGAGGCTCAACGTCGAGGCGGACACACAGGACAATATGCGCCAAAAAATAGAGGATATCGAAGGGCTGATCGGCGCAAAGGGCACATCCTGATGTGGATTGTTTTGTGAAAGGAGTCTGCGAATGTCTGATAAACTCGCAAAGGAAAAACCTGTGGTGCACGAAGATGAAAAGCTGGCCGCTTTTGTGCGCGATCTGGCACTGAAGGACTACAAGCCTCCAAGCGGCCTCAGCTTCGCCAGTCAAGTCAAATACGGGTGGCTCCGCGAAGCAGGCAGCTTATTGTGGATAGATACAGGA carries:
- the tkt gene encoding transketolase — encoded protein: MQKDIDQLCINTIRFLSVDAVERANSGHPGMPMGAAAMAYVLWTKFLKHNPKDPMWIDRDRFVLSAGHGSMLLYSLLYLTGYDLPLEELEHFRQWGSKTAGHPEHQLIPGISITTGPLGQGFASGVGLAIAEANLAATYNKPDYKLIDHYTYAIVGDGDLMEGISSEAASIAGHLNLGKLIYLYDNNHITLSAATDMTFTEDVAKRFESYGWHVQNIDDGNDLDEVDSALRAAQAETQRPSLIIARTHIGYGSPHKQDTWHAHGSPLGQEEVKLTKENLGWPIDPPFIVPAEAVMHFREAVDTGREAETEWKKRFADYAKAFPDFAKEFEQRVQEILPDGWDKAIPDFPADPEGMATRVASGKTLDALAAKIPAIIGGSADLNPSTHTALPELGDFESPTDVPADKQGSVGPGWDYASRNLWFGIREHAMAAILNGLSEHGGFIPYGATFLVFSDYMKPAIRLAALMKAEVIYVFTHDSIALGEDGPTHEPVEHILALRAIPNMIVIRPADANETAQAWKVAVEHKDGPVALILTRQEVPTIDRSQYASADQLTKGAYILSDAPDGKPDIILIASGSEVSLVLEVQKKLASQEIQARVVSMPSWELFDQQPEEYRQAVLPPYIKARLAVEAGSPIGWNKYVGDGGAVFGVDRFGASAPGEVIMREYGFTVDNIWNIALEVLGQEKGEEICASV
- a CDS encoding RpiB/LacA/LacB family sugar-phosphate isomerase, translated to MRIGVAADHGGFDLKEQIIKDLRDAGYDVRDYGNTILSPGDDYPDYIVPMANAVASGEVERGIAICGSGVGASVAASKIHGVRAALITDAFSAHQGVEDDDMNVICLGGRVMGYSLAWDLVQEFLNAHFKGEERFKRRLAKVAAIETCRHEEHREVA
- a CDS encoding HAD-IA family hydrolase, with product MASAVRALLLDLGGVILTKGWGHISRQKAAKKFGYDYEESNERHEFALPIYEVGDLTLDEYLDMTVFYCKRDFTRDEYKDFMFAESEPMPDMMHLFSCLKTKYGLKAVMVSNEGRELQVHRIHKFDLESLFDMFVVSSFVGLRKPDPAIYRIALDQMLVPKEEVVYIDDTPVLAEVGRKLGIPTILHTDYESTVNALADMGLSLQ
- a CDS encoding acetate/propionate family kinase; translated protein: MNSNKKLSILTLNAGSSSLKIALFEMDEPEFCMLTSEIDRIGLKASRFKVKGGDGATIVDQHMDIADHEAALQTFFHWFDSHPSSRPLDAIGHRVVFGGTKHSQPTAVDAKLIAALKELVPLDPEHLPAAIRTMDTVSRLYPDAAQVACFDTAFHRTMPPAAQTYAIPASYTQEGVIRYGFHGLSYEYIVYELAKLGEPDGRVIAAHLGSGASMAAIRDGKSIDTTMGFTPTAGLVMSTRSGDMDPGIITYMTQEKKLSSKVVSHILNEQSGLLGVSGSTSDMKELLDREKTDPDSALAVEMFCYVASKFIGAFAAALGGLDRLIFAGGIGENAPGIRKRICAGLGFLGIELDADANKANAPVISPDNGQVKVRVIKTDEELMIARHTKNIVEGGTK
- a CDS encoding phosphoketolase family protein, translating into MSKISEDRIQQLNTYWRAANYLGAAQIYLRKNTLLKEPLKPEHIKPRLLGHWGTQPGLNIVYAHLDRLIQDTDANILLVVGPGHGGPGILASLFLEHTMTDYYPEISYNAAGIDQLIRRFSWPYGAPSHLVPQTPGVINIGGELGYSLLHAYGAAMDNPDLIVACVVGDGEAETGPAAASWMSNKFLNPVTSGAVLPILDLNGYKLSAPTIYARTSNEDLEKLFSGLGYQVRVVEGDDPFAVHTSLWETLDWAYDQIKNIQQEARSGKDVGVPRWPMIALRTPKGWGCPKTLDGKPLENTFHAHQVPITDPATNPDHLDLLENWLRNYRPEDLFDKDGVPIPEATKICPKGDKRMGANPHANGGKLRVPLKLPEFSNYAVDVSAPGQVKAEATRTLGKYVRDIFKANAGANNFRMFSPDESTSNRMASVFDVTERAWMQPIIESDEYLARDGRVIEILSEHCCQGWLESYLKTGRYGIFNCYEAFIPIVESMMNQHAKWLKDASETPWRAPIASLNYLLTSHVWRQDHNGYSHQVPSFISNVATKRGSMARIYLPPDANSLLAVMDNCFNSLGMINLVVSCKQPELQWLDIDEAKDHCEKGIGIWDWASNDQGEPDIVLAAAGDIPTTEILAAAWLLGQEVPDMKVRVVNVVDLFTLMTHNEHPHGLDDHEFNRIFTSDKPVIFSFHGYPSLVHELIHRHANPHRFHVHGYIEEGRTTTPFDMLVLNENDRYHLAIDAIQRVPRFRHKAGTAVSRFNSELNKHKSYIYENDEDMPEITDWKWSDERPKPVAAAVKHTAGGESDENTGSEHVQSI
- a CDS encoding phosphomannomutase/phosphoglucomutase; the encoded protein is MKTLDPSMFKAYDIRGIYPDQFDEDAAYRVARAYAQKMKPKLTVVGHDMRTSGPALLGPVMQGIMDEGGDVINIGLTTTPMYYYSVCVLDADAGIQITASHNPEQYNGVKLVGPKAIPAIDYVSNSELYDIANSGDFPKPSQTGKVRETLYMVDRYVSDVLAAGGLKDFGAMKLAVDDGNGMDGIVLPRLFMNTNCEVYPLFWNLDGRFPNHEANPLKEETLDSLKETVKNFRLQLGVAYDGDGDRAGFVDENGQRISGDIVTAILAKEMLKERPGATIIYDVRSSRAVPEEIEKAGGKPLMWKVGHAFIKAKMRETGAYFGGELSCHYYYDKFHITDNGDLTMLTMIRTLLGEGKTLSELAKPIMRYSHSPEINFQVTDIPGILAKVKSHYQDGKVTELDGLRVDYPDWWFNLRPSQTEPLLRLNVEADTQDNMRQKIEDIEGLIGAKGTS